The Comamonas testosteroni genome contains the following window.
GTGCACCATGCTCAACGAATCTGGCTGGGCCATCAGCCAGGAACAGTGCACGCGCGACTTCATCGGCAAGACGGTGCGCAGCCAGGCGGCCGTGATCGAAGCCCATACCGGCAAGCCGCTGACCGATGCCTGGATGGCCGAGTTCTACGAGCGCCGCAATGCCGCCCTGCGTGCCGAACTGGTGGCCATCGATGGCGCGCTGGAAGCGGTCGGGCAGATTCACGCGCTGTGCAACGGTCGCATTGCCTGCGCCTCCGGTGCGGACCGTGCCAAGGTGGAGATGCAGCTCGCCAAGGTGGGCATGGCTCCCTATTTCGAAGGTCATGTCTACAGCGGCCATGAAATGCCGCGCAGCAAGCCTTTCCCCGATGTGTATCTGGCTGCGGCCGAGGCGCTGAAGGCCGATCCCGCCAACTGCCTGGTGATCGAGGACACCATGACCGGGGTTCAGGCCGGTGTGGCAGCAGGTGCCACCGTCTGGGGCTATTTCCCGGCGGATCAGGGTCATGCCTCGGCAGAGCAACTGCTCGAGGCTGGCGCAGCCTGCGTGTTCGGAGACATGGGCGATTTGCCCGCCATGTTCGAGGCCGTGCGCAGGAGTGCCGCCAGCGCCTCGGCTGGCGATGACGACGAGCACGACCTGCGGTAAAGCGCGCTCAGTCCCAGATCGACAGCGCCTCGCGCAGGTGCTTCATGGGCTGATCGTCGATAACGCTGTTGTGCAGCAGTATCACGCGCTGTACGGGCCAGCTTTGGACACGCTCCACCCAACTGCGCACGGCGGCCTTGTCCCTGACCAGCAGGCGCACGGTGCGCGGTACGGTCAGGCGCTCATGTCCGCCCGTCAGACCCAGATACATGCGTACCGGCAGGCTTAGCGGTCCCTGCCAGCATTGCAGCACGTCGGTAGCGACGAGGCTGCCGCTGGCCGGGTGGAACCACAGCGTCTCGTCGAGCATGGGAAGGCCGTCCAGCGGCAGGCATTGCAGCTCGCCTGCCCAGGGCGCTTCAGCATCTGGCGGCAAAGGCTCCAGCAGCGGCAGATCCGGCCGCTTGCGCAGCACGCCCTGTGTGCCATAGATCCGGGCCTGTGGATAGAGCCTGGCCAGTTTGCCCAAGAACAAGTGGTGCATGGCGCTGGGTGCGACTATGTGCTGCACCGGTCCCAGGGCGTCGAGCGCAGCTTTCTGTCCGTCCGTCAGCGGCACTGCAGAGTGAGAGAACAGGCTGCCGTCGGCCAGCCGGATCACCGTCATGCGTGTGCTGACCTTCAGCCCTGCATTGCTGAAGTGATAGCTGAGTGCCCAGACCCCATCAGCGATTGCCTGCCAGTTTTCTGAGGATTCCTGCATGGAGAGCTCCTTGCGTCAGACGGCGCGCTGGCCGGCGGTCTTGCGAAATTCCGAAGGGGACAGCCCTGTCCAGAGGCGAAAGGCGCGGATAAAGCTCTTGTCGTTGAGAAAGCCGCAGGCCTGGGCCACGCGCTTGATGGGGCGGCTGGTGCGCAGCAGCAGCGCAATCGCGCGTTCACGCCGGATATCGTCCTTGAGGGCCTGCAGCGAAATACCTTCTTCCTTGAGCTGGCGGTGCAGGCTGCGCTGCGACAGATGCAGCTGGCGGGACAGCGTTTCAGCCGTCTGCTGCTCCTCCCCGCTGGCGGCCAGCAGATGGCGCACACGCTGCACCAGAGTCTTCTCGCGTTGGTAGGGGCGCACCTGGATCGGCAAGGCGCGCTGCAGCATCCGGTTGAGGGCCGCCTCGTCGCGCGCCAGCGGAGCCTGCAGCCAGCGTGCTTCAAACTGCAGACTGGCGACGGGTGCATCAAAAGCGATGCTGCCCGGTGCGAACAGCACCTTGTAGACGCTGGCATGTGCGGGCTCGGAAAACGGAAAGCTGGCATGCAGCAGGCTGATCGGTTCGTTGATCAACCAGCTTGCAAAGCCGTGGATATTGCGCAGCACCGATACCATGCAGAACTCGCGCATGCTTCCCAGCGGGCGGCTTTCATGCAGGGTGAGGGTGGCAATGCCAGCTTGCTCGCTGAGCTGAAGCTGTATGTCCTGTGCAATCAGTCCGTGATGGCGGCACCAGCGTGCCAGCGCCAGGCCCAGTTGCGGAGCGCTGATGCTGGCGCGGGCCAGCATGCCGTAGCTGCCCCAGGGCAGGCGGCGCTCGAACCAGCCCAAGGCTTCATCGTCCAGCTCGCGCATGGCTGCGTCGGATAGGGCCTCCATCTGCAAAGCCGTGATGCGCTCGTTGGCATCGTCAATCAGGTTTGGCGGGATTTGTGCCTTTTCCAGGGCACCTAGCGCTGACATCTGCCTTGCTTCATAAGCGCGGACAATGGCTTTCACAAACGCCATGGGGGTAATTGCCGGGTGCGATTTGAGCACGGAGCTGGCATGGTGTGGCAGAGGAGTCTTGACCAGGGAAGGGGTGAGCATTTGGCAATTATTGCAACCTTTGTGACTTCTTCTGGACAGGGCTTGCCCTTATTCTGAGGCGCAGAAAACGGTGCTGAATGGACGCCGTGCAGCCAGTTCGCAGGTGGCTGCCGGCACGCAAGGAGACACAAGACCATGCCATTGCAAGTGAACGCTCTGACCGCCAGCTATGCCAAGGGGCGCACGGATGTGCCGCTGATCGAGCAGACGATTGGCGATTTTTTTGCCGCAATGGCAGGGCGCCAGGGCGCGCGTGACGCGCTGGTCAGCCGTCATCAGGGTCTGCGCTACAGCTATGCCCAGCTGCATGTGGCTGCGCGCCAGCTGGCCAGCGCGCTGCTGTCGCAAGGGCTGGTCAAGGGTGACCGGGTAGGGATCTGGAGCCATAACAATGCCGAGTGGGTGCTGCTGCAGCTGGCCACGGCTCAGGTGGGACTGGTGCTGGTCAACATCAACCCGGCCTATCGCACCTCTGAAGTCGAATATGCGCTCAACAAGGTGGGCTGCAAAGCGCTGGTGTCCATGCCGCGGTTCAAGACCAGCGACTATCTTGGCATGCTGCGTGAGCTGGCGCCCGAGCTGGCGAGCTGCGCACCGGGACAGCTGCAATCCAAGCGCCTGCCTGCCTTGCGCACGGTGGTGTGGATTGATGCCGCAGGCCCAGGTGCGACCGGTCCAGGGGCCGCGGAGCTGGACGCCGATCAGCCTGGCATGCTGCGCTTTTCGCAGCTGATGGCGCAGGGAACCAGTGCGGACGAGCGCATCGATGCCATCGCGGCCACGCTCAGCCAGCACGATCCCATCAATATCCAGTTCACCAGCGGCACCACGGGCTTTCCCAAGGGGGCGACGCTGACGCACCGCAACATCCTCAACAACGGCTTTTTCATTGGCGAATGCATGCGCCTCACGCCCGAGGACCGGCTTTGCATTCCCGTGCCGCTGTATCACTGCTTCGGCATGGTGCTGGGCAATCTGGCCTGCTTCACCCATGGCTCGACCATCGTCTATCCGAATGATGGCTTCGACCCCATCACCGTGCTGGAGGCGGTGCAGGCAGAGAAATGCACGGGTCTGCATGGCGTGCCCACCATGTTCATTGCCGAGCTCGATCATCCGCGCTTTGCCGAGTTCGATCTGTCCACGCTGCGAACCGGCATCATGGCGGGCTCGCCCTGTCCCATCGAGGTGATGAAGCGTGTGGTGAAGGATATGCATCTGAGCGAAATCACCATCGCTTACGGCATGACCGAAACCAGTCCCGTGAGCTGTCAGAGCGATGCCGACACGCCGCTGGAAAAACGCGTTGCCACCGTGGGCAAGGTGCAGCCGCATCTGGAGGTGAAGATTGTGGATCCATCCACCGGCGAGATCATGCCGCCGGGCCAGTCCGGCGAGCTGTGCACGCGCGGCTATTCCGTCATGCACGGCTACTGGGAAGACGAGGCCAGAACCCGCGAGGCCATCGATGCCGAGCAATGGATGCACACCGGCGATCTGGCGACCATGGACGCCGAAGGCTATGTGAATATCGTGGGCCGCATCAAGGACATGGTGATCCGTGGCGGCGAGAACATCTACCCGCGTGAGATCGAGGAATTCCTCTATCGCCACCCCAAGGTGCAGGACGTGCAGGTGGTGGGCGTGCCCGATGTGCGCTATGGCGAGGAGCTGTGTGCCTGGATCATTGTCAAGCCCGGTCAGGAACTCGGCGAGGATGAGATCCGTGAGTTCTGCAAGGGGCAGATTGCGCACTACAAGGTGCCGCGCTATATCCGCTTTGTCCAGGCCTTCCCGATGACGGTGACGGGCAAGATCCAGAAGTTCAGGATTCGCGACGAGATGATCGAGTTGCTGGATCTGCGCGTCATCAAGACGGCCTGAATATGTGCTCCCCCCTGAGCGGCTTCGCACCTTTCCTGCGCCGGGTGCCCCCCAAGGGGGACGACACCCTCGGTGCGGTGCGGTGCGGCCAGCTTCGGCCCTTCCTCGGTGTCTCTGGCTTAGTGATTGGACGGCGTGCTGGTCATGGTCAGACCCGCTGCGCGGCGCGCCACGATCAGGCGCTTGCGCATGGCGATTTCCTGCATGTCCAGCTCGCTGACCAGGCTGCGCAGCGATTCGTCGTTGATGCGGTGGGCCTGTCTTTCGGCGTAGTAAAAGTCCCGCTCGGCATGAATGCACTCGATGCGGGTTTCGATCTCCATCACATAGCGCAGCTTGCGCTGGCGCACGACTTCGGGCGCTTCGCGCAGCAGCTCTATGCTTTGCGCGGCGCCGCTGCCGTCGTCGAGCAACTGGATGCGGTTGCGGTATTCCTGGGTCAGGTGGCCGTTGACCTCCTGGCGCATCGCCACCCATTCGGGGTCGCGGCGCTGCATTTCTTCCTCGCTCAGCGTGAGCTTGGCCATGGCCGCCATGCAGGCCTGTTCGCGGGCCAGGCGCTCCTCGCGCACGGTGGGCGACTCTTCGTGCGGGGGCAGGTGGCGCAGCACGACGGGAAGGCCCACGGCGCCGATCACCAGCGTGAACAAAATGGTGCCGGTGGCGAGAAAGACCAGCATGTCGCGGCCCGGGAAGGGCTGGCCGTTGTTCAGCAGCATGGGCACGGACAGCGCACCGGCCAGCGTGACCGCGCCGCGAATGCCGGCCAGCGTGGTGGCCAGATTCAGCAGTGGCGAGGGACGCTCGGACATCTTGCCCTGCCGGTGGGCGCGCAGCAGAGATCCATGCACACCCAGGACCAGCCAGATCCAGCGCATCAACAGCAGCGCAAACGAAATCGCGGCCACATAGCCGACCAGAATCCACCAGTCATGGCCGGCCTGATGCAGCGGCACGCCGATGATGGACGGCAGCTGCAGGCCCAGCAGCAGGAAGATGGCGCCGTTGAAGGCCGATTCCACCATGCTCCAGGTGCCTTCGGTCTGCAGGCG
Protein-coding sequences here:
- a CDS encoding AraC family transcriptional regulator translates to MLTPSLVKTPLPHHASSVLKSHPAITPMAFVKAIVRAYEARQMSALGALEKAQIPPNLIDDANERITALQMEALSDAAMRELDDEALGWFERRLPWGSYGMLARASISAPQLGLALARWCRHHGLIAQDIQLQLSEQAGIATLTLHESRPLGSMREFCMVSVLRNIHGFASWLINEPISLLHASFPFSEPAHASVYKVLFAPGSIAFDAPVASLQFEARWLQAPLARDEAALNRMLQRALPIQVRPYQREKTLVQRVRHLLAASGEEQQTAETLSRQLHLSQRSLHRQLKEEGISLQALKDDIRRERAIALLLRTSRPIKRVAQACGFLNDKSFIRAFRLWTGLSPSEFRKTAGQRAV
- a CDS encoding DUF4336 domain-containing protein; translated protein: MQESSENWQAIADGVWALSYHFSNAGLKVSTRMTVIRLADGSLFSHSAVPLTDGQKAALDALGPVQHIVAPSAMHHLFLGKLARLYPQARIYGTQGVLRKRPDLPLLEPLPPDAEAPWAGELQCLPLDGLPMLDETLWFHPASGSLVATDVLQCWQGPLSLPVRMYLGLTGGHERLTVPRTVRLLVRDKAAVRSWVERVQSWPVQRVILLHNSVIDDQPMKHLREALSIWD
- a CDS encoding Na+/H+ antiporter; its protein translation is MHAVETVLLVLLLGALTGIVARYIRAIPLPLIQIALGALIAWPQAGLHIAFDPELFLLLFIPPLLFADGWRIPKREFFALAKPILLLALGLVLFTVLGLGYLIHWMIPEIPLTVAFALAAVISPTDAVAVSAITRNLGMPEKTMHVLEGESLLNDASGLVALKFAIAATLTGMFSWGEVAKEFTWMAVGGLGVGTLIGWGFSHARGTITRRLGDVAATQMVLLLVLLPFAAYIVGEKIGVSGILAAVTAGIATNFADLERSSYISERLQTEGTWSMVESAFNGAIFLLLGLQLPSIIGVPLHQAGHDWWILVGYVAAISFALLLMRWIWLVLGVHGSLLRAHRQGKMSERPSPLLNLATTLAGIRGAVTLAGALSVPMLLNNGQPFPGRDMLVFLATGTILFTLVIGAVGLPVVLRHLPPHEESPTVREERLAREQACMAAMAKLTLSEEEMQRRDPEWVAMRQEVNGHLTQEYRNRIQLLDDGSGAAQSIELLREAPEVVRQRKLRYVMEIETRIECIHAERDFYYAERQAHRINDESLRSLVSELDMQEIAMRKRLIVARRAAGLTMTSTPSNH
- a CDS encoding AMP-binding protein, producing MPLQVNALTASYAKGRTDVPLIEQTIGDFFAAMAGRQGARDALVSRHQGLRYSYAQLHVAARQLASALLSQGLVKGDRVGIWSHNNAEWVLLQLATAQVGLVLVNINPAYRTSEVEYALNKVGCKALVSMPRFKTSDYLGMLRELAPELASCAPGQLQSKRLPALRTVVWIDAAGPGATGPGAAELDADQPGMLRFSQLMAQGTSADERIDAIAATLSQHDPINIQFTSGTTGFPKGATLTHRNILNNGFFIGECMRLTPEDRLCIPVPLYHCFGMVLGNLACFTHGSTIVYPNDGFDPITVLEAVQAEKCTGLHGVPTMFIAELDHPRFAEFDLSTLRTGIMAGSPCPIEVMKRVVKDMHLSEITIAYGMTETSPVSCQSDADTPLEKRVATVGKVQPHLEVKIVDPSTGEIMPPGQSGELCTRGYSVMHGYWEDEARTREAIDAEQWMHTGDLATMDAEGYVNIVGRIKDMVIRGGENIYPREIEEFLYRHPKVQDVQVVGVPDVRYGEELCAWIIVKPGQELGEDEIREFCKGQIAHYKVPRYIRFVQAFPMTVTGKIQKFRIRDEMIELLDLRVIKTA
- a CDS encoding HAD family hydrolase codes for the protein MTAFDAVLFDCDGVLVDSESITNRVLCTMLNESGWAISQEQCTRDFIGKTVRSQAAVIEAHTGKPLTDAWMAEFYERRNAALRAELVAIDGALEAVGQIHALCNGRIACASGADRAKVEMQLAKVGMAPYFEGHVYSGHEMPRSKPFPDVYLAAAEALKADPANCLVIEDTMTGVQAGVAAGATVWGYFPADQGHASAEQLLEAGAACVFGDMGDLPAMFEAVRRSAASASAGDDDEHDLR